CCAGATGTTTTGATAGACATATTGGGGAGTTATGCTCCCGCTGTTTATAAAGTAGCGCTCCCCTATATTGAGCAGTTCATCCTATGTGGCTCGGTTTGGATGTTCGGAGAGCCGAAGTTAGTGCCGACGCCCGAGGAGACGCAATCTCCCTGCATTTTTCCTGGATATGCGAAGAGATATTCCGAGATGTTGGAGCTAAAGGGAAGGGCGAAAAGGGATGGGATAAAGTTCACAGCGATTATGCCTCCCAACATCTGTGGACCGGGCAAGATTCCCCTTGATTGTTATGGAGGGAGGAGTTTGGAGCGTCATCTCGCCCACAAGCGAGGTGAGCCCGTTCCCCTTCCCGAGCCCGGCAATACCCTAATTGGTCCTTGCGACGCGGAGGATGTGGCGAGGGGTTACTTCTTAGCGGTTATGAATCCTGATGATTCGGCGGATGAGATATTCAATGTGGGCTCCGCTTATGCCCTCACGGCGAAGGAATTTGTTGAGACATATGGGCGGATTTATGGAGTGAAGATACCGATAGAGTGGCATAGTTGGAGGGAATATTCGGAGGAAATCAATCCCGATGTTGGGGCGAATTTTCATTTCAAGGCACATATGTGTCCGAGCATAAAAAAGATAACCGAGAAGCTCGGCTATAAGCCGAGATACACTCCCGAAGAAACAATGGAACGAGCAGTAAACTGGATGAGAGAAAACGGAATGATATAAGAAAAAAATGCTTTACTATGGCGGGTTTATTGATAAAATTTCAAAAAGGAGGTGATTGATTATGAGAAAGGCGAAAGCTGCTGTCCTTTATAAGCCATTTGATTTGAGGATTGAGGAGGTGGATGTGAGAGAGCCGGCGGAAGATGAGGTTGTGATAAGAATTAAAGCGGTGGGAGTCTGTGGCTCCGATATCCATTTCTACAAAGAAGGTAAGATAGGGAAGTTTGTTGTAGAGAAGCCCTTGATATTGGGGCATGAATCCGCTGGGGAAATCGTTGAGGTGGGAAAGAATGTGAAGGAGAGGAAGGTTGGCGATAGGGTGGCGATTGAGCCGGGCATTCCCTGCAGAAAATGCGAGTATTGCAAGGGAGGAAAATACAATCTCTGCCCGGATATGAAATTCCTCTCATGCCCTCCCTATGACGGGTTCTTCGTTGAGTACGCTGTTGTCCCCTGGGATTTCACATTCATCCTTCCTGAAGGCGTCTCCTTTGAAGAGGGAGCCATGGTTGAGCCCCTCTCGGTGGGCATGCAGGCGGCGAAGCGCTCTGGCGTCTCCGCAGGGGATACGGTGGCAATCCTGGGAGCGGGACCCATTGGTCTCTGTACCCTCCAGGTAGTTAAGGCTTTCGGCGCTTCCCCCATTATAATCACGGATGTCGTTCCCAACCGTCTTGAGCTGGCTTCTAAAATGGGAGCTACCTACACGATTAACGCGAAAGAAGAGGATGTTGTCAAGAAAATCAACGAGCTGACGAACGGACGAGGAGTTGATGCGACTTTTGAATGCGCCGGGCAAACGGCTACAACTCAAATCACTCC
This sequence is a window from bacterium. Protein-coding genes within it:
- a CDS encoding NAD(P)-dependent oxidoreductase, whose amino-acid sequence is MKRICIIGGTGHIGKNLTEMLVDEGYEVFVLARGEQPIPSKPQWERVKFIRKFYDENLKDWEEIFKSIQPDVLIDILGSYAPAVYKVALPYIEQFILCGSVWMFGEPKLVPTPEETQSPCIFPGYAKRYSEMLELKGRAKRDGIKFTAIMPPNICGPGKIPLDCYGGRSLERHLAHKRGEPVPLPEPGNTLIGPCDAEDVARGYFLAVMNPDDSADEIFNVGSAYALTAKEFVETYGRIYGVKIPIEWHSWREYSEEINPDVGANFHFKAHMCPSIKKITEKLGYKPRYTPEETMERAVNWMRENGMI
- a CDS encoding NAD(P)-dependent alcohol dehydrogenase, which gives rise to MRKAKAAVLYKPFDLRIEEVDVREPAEDEVVIRIKAVGVCGSDIHFYKEGKIGKFVVEKPLILGHESAGEIVEVGKNVKERKVGDRVAIEPGIPCRKCEYCKGGKYNLCPDMKFLSCPPYDGFFVEYAVVPWDFTFILPEGVSFEEGAMVEPLSVGMQAAKRSGVSAGDTVAILGAGPIGLCTLQVVKAFGASPIIITDVVPNRLELASKMGATYTINAKEEDVVKKINELTNGRGVDATFECAGQTATTQITPYITKPGGVITLVGVTSEEVYPMPMLEIAHMRELDVRGVFRYANVHALTVKLLGEGKLDAKPLITHSFSLEETKEALEFVDQNKDKVIKAVIKP